Proteins from a genomic interval of Cupriavidus sp. WKF15:
- a CDS encoding amidohydrolase family protein: MMRNEMPLVDCHFHLFDAGAGTPSARYRPAYAARIEDWQRLLAPLGDLYGVVVQTSFLGTDNAALLAALGASAGRLRGVAVVDPSVTDDALAAMHAAGVRGIRLNLFGDPDWRRIGTAPWRTLFERIAGLGWHVELHTENGQGVAMLAELDAALGHCAAPVVLDHFCRPGERGSRDAVFEAVATTLRHRQVWVKLSAPYRLPTGTDWQSLAGTWSQVVGPDRLLLGSDWPWTNHESAARADECAALFGWPCEPGAGGEVAGARGFAESLRWRNAAALYGFDL; encoded by the coding sequence ATGATGCGCAATGAGATGCCGCTGGTGGATTGCCACTTTCACCTGTTCGATGCCGGGGCCGGCACGCCGTCCGCCCGCTATCGGCCCGCGTACGCCGCGCGCATCGAGGATTGGCAAAGGCTGCTGGCGCCGCTGGGCGATCTCTATGGCGTGGTGGTCCAGACCAGTTTCCTTGGCACCGACAATGCGGCGCTGCTCGCGGCGCTTGGCGCCAGTGCCGGCCGGCTGCGTGGCGTGGCGGTGGTCGACCCGTCGGTCACGGACGATGCGCTGGCCGCCATGCACGCGGCCGGCGTGCGCGGCATCCGGCTGAACCTCTTTGGCGACCCGGACTGGCGCCGTATCGGGACGGCACCATGGCGGACGCTGTTCGAGCGGATCGCCGGGCTGGGCTGGCACGTGGAACTGCATACCGAGAACGGGCAGGGCGTCGCGATGCTGGCCGAACTCGACGCGGCGCTTGGCCATTGCGCCGCGCCGGTGGTACTGGACCACTTTTGCCGGCCTGGCGAGCGAGGCTCGCGCGATGCCGTGTTCGAGGCGGTGGCAACGACGCTGCGGCACCGGCAGGTATGGGTGAAGCTCAGCGCCCCGTATCGCCTGCCGACGGGAACGGATTGGCAGTCGCTTGCCGGCACGTGGAGCCAGGTCGTGGGGCCAGACCGTTTGCTGCTGGGCAGTGACTGGCCCTGGACCAATCATGAATCCGCGGCACGTGCCGATGAGTGCGCGGCATTGTTCGGCTGGCCGTGCGAGCCGGGTGCTGGCGGCGAAGTGGCGGGTGCCCGCGGATTTGCCGAGTCGCTGCGCTGGCGAAATGCGGCGGCGCTCTATGGGTTTGACTTGTAG
- a CDS encoding tripartite tricarboxylate transporter substrate binding protein, whose protein sequence is MKHSPTRIAATLVTTLLLAPALVQAAEPAAQWPTRPITIVVTYPPGGGADLMARLIAPGLGRELGQSVIVENRPGAGGQIGASYVAKAAPDGYTLMVDASSYAVNPSLYPRLPYDPAKAFTAIGVLARYPNVLVATPGFPAHSVRDVLAMAKQKPGTVAFASSGNGSAQHLSGVLFEQRAGVDLLHVPYKGGGPAMTDVIAGQVPLFFANVASSLQHIKAGKLRPLAVTSHTRTPALPSVPTMEEAGVAGYEVYEWNAAFVPAGTPQPIAAKLSEALQKVMNSPEVRKRIAELGGEVVAAPPAEAARYIDNQTRLWAKVIKDGNVKPE, encoded by the coding sequence TTGAAGCATTCGCCAACACGGATCGCCGCGACCCTGGTGACCACCCTGCTGCTCGCCCCTGCCCTTGTGCAGGCCGCGGAACCGGCCGCGCAGTGGCCGACCCGGCCCATAACCATCGTCGTGACCTACCCGCCGGGCGGAGGCGCAGACCTGATGGCACGGCTGATCGCGCCCGGCCTCGGGCGCGAACTCGGCCAGTCCGTCATCGTGGAAAACCGGCCCGGCGCCGGCGGCCAGATCGGCGCGTCCTACGTTGCCAAGGCAGCACCGGACGGCTACACGCTGATGGTCGATGCCTCTTCCTATGCGGTGAATCCCAGCCTGTATCCGCGCCTGCCCTATGACCCCGCCAAGGCCTTCACCGCGATTGGCGTGCTGGCCCGCTATCCCAATGTACTGGTTGCCACGCCGGGATTCCCGGCGCACTCGGTCAGGGATGTCCTGGCCATGGCGAAGCAGAAGCCGGGCACGGTGGCCTTTGCATCGTCGGGCAACGGTTCCGCCCAGCATCTGTCCGGCGTGCTGTTCGAGCAGCGCGCCGGCGTGGACCTGCTGCACGTGCCCTACAAGGGCGGTGGCCCGGCCATGACGGACGTGATCGCAGGCCAGGTGCCGCTGTTCTTCGCCAACGTGGCATCGAGCCTGCAGCACATCAAGGCCGGCAAGCTCAGGCCACTTGCCGTGACCAGCCATACGCGCACGCCAGCGCTGCCGTCGGTGCCGACCATGGAAGAAGCCGGCGTGGCCGGCTACGAAGTCTATGAATGGAATGCCGCGTTCGTTCCGGCCGGCACGCCCCAGCCGATTGCCGCCAAGCTGTCCGAGGCGCTGCAGAAGGTCATGAACAGCCCCGAGGTGCGCAAGCGCATTGCGGAACTGGGCGGCGAGGTCGTGGCCGCGCCGCCCGCCGAGGCCGCCCGCTATATCGACAACCAGACCCGCCTGTGGGCGAAGGTCATCAAGGATGGCAACGTCAAGCCCGAATGA
- a CDS encoding CusA/CzcA family heavy metal efflux RND transporter has product MMKSLVEAAIKQRLVVCVLAVVLLFFGLRAATKLSVDAFPDVTNVQVQIATEATGRSPEEVERFVTVPVEMAMTGLPGLEEMRSLNKAGLSLITLVFTDATDVYFARQLVMERLIEVSGRMPEGVTPVLGPVSTGLGEVYQYTLDRPDDGNRELTQEELAERRIAQDWVVRPLLRSIPGVAEINSQGGYVRQYQALVNPERMRHYDVSIQQVYQALARNNANSGGGVLPHYAEQYLIRGVGLAKGVDDLGSIVLKEVAGTPVYLRDVATVTIGHEVRQGALVKNGQTEAVGGIVMMMRGGNAKEVVSRVKARVAEINAKGMLPGKLQIVPYYDRSELVDAALWTVTKVLLEGVVLVVIVLFLFLGDVRSSIIVLATLVLTPLLTFMVMNRMGLSANLMSLGGLAIAIGLMVDGSVVVVENAFERLGHKEPGLTKTEILVKAVQEVATPVVVGVGIIILVFLPLMTLSGMEGKMFAPLAFTISIALAISLFLSLTLSPVLSSYLLKGGAEHDTRIIAFMKRHYLRLLHWALGNSRKTVIGAVGAFVLTLAIVPLLGTSFIPEMKEGSIVPAIDRVPNISLEESIKLEKEANKLVLGVPGVKSVVSGVGRGESPADPQGQNESTPIASLKDRDEWPDGWSQDDIANAIREKLKAIPGVQIVMAQPISDRVDEMVSGVRSDVAVKVFGDDLDKLRELAGEIARVAGGIQGSQDIRIERVSGQQYLSIEIDRQAIARYGLNVSDIHDIIEISIGGKRATDIFEGERRFAAAVRLPEAFRGNVQAIRQLLVSTPNGVQVPLQSVAKIEVNDGPAQISREMAKRRVVVMINVKDRDLGGFVAELQQAAGARVRLPEGYYLEWGGQFQNMERAMGHLKIIVPVTIAAIFFLLFLLFNSLRFATLIITVLPFASIGGIIGLFVTGEYLSVPASVGFIALWGMAVLNGVVLVSYIRTLRDSGLSLHEAVVQGATQRFRPVMMTATIAMLGLVPFLFSTGPGSEVQRPLAVVVIGGLITSTLLTLVMVPTLYRWFDDRKADPTRDVPV; this is encoded by the coding sequence ATGATGAAATCCCTGGTTGAAGCCGCCATCAAGCAGCGCCTGGTGGTGTGCGTGCTGGCTGTGGTGCTGCTCTTCTTCGGCCTGCGCGCGGCCACAAAGCTGTCGGTCGATGCATTCCCGGACGTGACCAACGTGCAGGTGCAGATCGCCACCGAGGCCACCGGGCGCTCGCCGGAGGAAGTGGAGCGCTTTGTCACCGTGCCGGTGGAAATGGCCATGACCGGCCTGCCCGGGCTGGAAGAGATGCGTTCGCTGAACAAGGCGGGCCTGTCGCTGATCACGCTCGTGTTCACCGATGCCACGGACGTCTACTTCGCGCGCCAGCTCGTCATGGAGCGCCTGATCGAGGTCTCCGGACGCATGCCCGAAGGCGTGACGCCAGTGCTCGGGCCGGTCTCGACCGGCCTTGGCGAGGTCTACCAGTACACACTGGACCGCCCCGACGACGGCAACCGCGAACTGACGCAAGAGGAACTGGCCGAGCGCCGCATTGCCCAGGACTGGGTGGTGCGCCCGCTGCTGCGCTCGATCCCTGGCGTGGCCGAGATCAACTCGCAGGGCGGCTACGTGCGCCAGTACCAGGCGCTGGTCAATCCGGAGCGCATGCGCCACTACGACGTCTCGATCCAGCAGGTCTACCAGGCGCTCGCGCGCAACAACGCCAACTCCGGCGGCGGCGTGCTGCCGCACTACGCCGAGCAGTACCTGATCCGCGGCGTGGGTTTGGCCAAAGGCGTGGACGACCTGGGCAGCATCGTGCTGAAGGAAGTCGCCGGCACGCCGGTTTACCTGCGCGATGTGGCCACCGTCACCATCGGCCATGAGGTGCGCCAGGGCGCGCTGGTGAAGAACGGCCAGACCGAGGCGGTCGGCGGCATCGTCATGATGATGCGCGGCGGCAATGCCAAGGAGGTCGTGAGCCGCGTCAAGGCGCGCGTGGCCGAGATCAACGCCAAGGGCATGCTGCCCGGCAAGCTGCAGATCGTGCCGTACTACGACCGCAGCGAGCTGGTCGATGCCGCGCTGTGGACGGTGACCAAGGTGCTGCTGGAAGGCGTGGTGCTGGTGGTGATCGTGCTGTTCCTGTTCCTGGGGGACGTGCGTTCGTCGATCATCGTGCTGGCGACGCTGGTGCTGACACCGCTGCTGACCTTCATGGTGATGAACCGGATGGGGCTGTCGGCCAACCTGATGTCGCTGGGCGGGCTGGCGATTGCCATCGGCCTGATGGTGGACGGCTCCGTGGTGGTGGTCGAGAACGCGTTCGAGCGGCTGGGCCACAAGGAGCCGGGGCTGACCAAGACCGAGATCCTGGTGAAGGCCGTGCAGGAAGTGGCCACGCCCGTGGTCGTCGGCGTGGGCATCATCATCCTGGTGTTCCTGCCGCTGATGACGCTGTCCGGCATGGAAGGCAAGATGTTCGCGCCGCTGGCGTTCACGATCTCGATCGCGCTGGCGATCTCGCTGTTCCTTTCGCTGACGCTGTCGCCGGTGCTGAGTTCCTACCTGCTCAAGGGCGGCGCCGAGCATGACACCAGGATCATCGCCTTCATGAAGCGGCATTACCTGCGCCTGCTGCACTGGGCGCTGGGCAACAGCCGCAAGACCGTGATCGGCGCGGTGGGGGCCTTTGTGCTGACGCTGGCCATCGTGCCGCTGCTGGGCACCTCGTTCATCCCGGAGATGAAGGAGGGCTCGATCGTGCCGGCCATTGACCGCGTGCCGAACATTTCGCTGGAAGAGTCGATCAAGCTCGAGAAGGAGGCCAACAAGCTGGTGCTGGGCGTGCCCGGCGTGAAGTCGGTGGTGTCAGGCGTGGGCCGTGGCGAAAGCCCTGCGGACCCGCAGGGCCAGAACGAATCGACGCCGATCGCCAGCCTCAAGGACCGCGACGAATGGCCCGACGGCTGGTCCCAGGATGACATCGCCAACGCCATTCGCGAGAAGCTCAAGGCCATTCCCGGCGTGCAGATCGTGATGGCGCAGCCGATTTCCGACCGCGTCGACGAGATGGTCAGCGGCGTGCGTTCGGACGTGGCGGTGAAGGTGTTCGGCGACGACCTCGACAAGCTGCGCGAACTCGCGGGCGAGATCGCGCGTGTCGCCGGTGGCATCCAGGGCTCGCAGGATATCCGCATCGAACGTGTGTCGGGGCAGCAGTACCTGTCGATCGAGATCGATCGCCAGGCGATTGCGCGCTACGGCCTGAACGTGTCGGACATCCACGACATCATCGAGATCTCGATCGGCGGCAAGCGCGCCACGGACATCTTCGAGGGCGAGCGCCGCTTTGCCGCGGCCGTGCGCCTGCCTGAGGCGTTCCGCGGCAATGTGCAGGCCATCCGCCAGCTGCTGGTGTCGACGCCAAACGGCGTCCAGGTGCCGCTGCAAAGCGTGGCGAAGATCGAGGTCAACGACGGCCCCGCGCAGATCAGCCGCGAAATGGCCAAGCGCCGCGTGGTGGTGATGATCAACGTGAAGGACCGCGACCTCGGCGGCTTCGTTGCCGAGCTGCAGCAGGCCGCGGGCGCCAGGGTCAGGCTGCCGGAAGGCTACTACCTCGAGTGGGGCGGCCAGTTCCAGAACATGGAACGCGCCATGGGCCACCTGAAGATCATCGTGCCGGTGACCATCGCCGCGATCTTCTTCCTGCTGTTCCTGCTGTTCAACTCGCTGCGCTTCGCCACGCTGATCATCACGGTGCTGCCGTTCGCGTCGATCGGCGGCATCATCGGGCTGTTCGTCACCGGCGAATACCTGTCGGTGCCGGCGTCGGTGGGCTTTATCGCGCTGTGGGGCATGGCCGTGCTCAATGGCGTGGTGCTGGTGTCGTACATCCGCACGCTGCGCGATTCGGGGCTTTCATTGCATGAAGCGGTGGTGCAGGGCGCAACGCAGCGCTTCCGGCCGGTGATGATGACGGCGACCATTGCCATGCTCGGCCTGGTGCCGTTCCTGTTCTCGACCGGCCCGGGCTCGGAGGTGCAGCGCCCGCTGGCGGTGGTGGTGATCGGCGGGCTGATCACGTCGACACTGCTGACGCTGGTGATGGTGCCGACGCTGTACCGCTGGTTCGACGACCGCAAGGCGGATCCGACCAGGGATGTGCCGGTCTGA
- a CDS encoding TolC family protein, protein MTNTKLTLIASLSLVAFAAVPAQASDDLRPPAAVVLAAGNTAPAPSAAPAGPSYGLHDLLGMAQSTNKGVEAAQANVDAANAAITSARAYPNPQVEVMYGRLQGKQPGVTSGNAPTYAITQKLDYPHQRSLREDMATRGLEASQAMRQGFRAELAARVKTAYFEVLRRESELQAASEDLAMTRQIHSRARLRVEVGEAPRYELIKAETELLAAQKSQQTAELRVNQAKAALRQQVGGAMPAQFALDGSLSHAPQVPPLPQLRSTVTASNAELIQRRMELERARLGVDYQRSLRWPEVAMRASTDRQPDNNVSQIGLVLTIPLWDRRSGPVGEATAQATQARSALEAREFELAQELETAYRQYEITQSQVAALESGIVREAESALNVAESGYRFGERGILDYLDAQRVLRGARNELIAAQFDLQVAAIQIEKLMSAAPGTTPAGLPSSTIQNQ, encoded by the coding sequence ATGACAAACACCAAGCTGACCCTGATCGCGTCGCTTTCGCTGGTGGCGTTCGCCGCCGTGCCGGCGCAGGCCAGCGACGACTTGCGCCCGCCGGCCGCCGTCGTTCTCGCTGCCGGCAACACCGCGCCCGCGCCTTCCGCCGCTCCCGCCGGCCCCTCCTACGGCCTGCACGATCTGCTGGGGATGGCGCAGTCCACAAACAAGGGGGTCGAGGCTGCGCAGGCCAACGTCGACGCCGCCAATGCCGCCATCACCAGTGCGCGCGCCTATCCGAACCCGCAGGTCGAAGTCATGTACGGCCGTCTGCAGGGCAAGCAGCCCGGCGTCACCAGCGGCAATGCGCCAACCTACGCCATTACCCAGAAGCTCGACTATCCGCACCAGCGCAGCCTGCGCGAGGACATGGCCACGCGCGGACTGGAAGCGTCGCAGGCCATGCGGCAGGGCTTTCGCGCCGAGCTTGCCGCGCGCGTGAAGACTGCCTACTTCGAGGTGCTGCGCCGCGAGAGCGAACTGCAGGCGGCGTCCGAGGACCTGGCCATGACGCGCCAGATCCATTCCCGCGCGCGCCTGCGCGTGGAGGTGGGCGAGGCTCCACGCTACGAACTGATCAAGGCCGAGACCGAGCTGCTGGCGGCGCAGAAGAGCCAGCAGACTGCCGAATTGCGCGTGAACCAGGCCAAGGCCGCGCTGCGCCAGCAGGTCGGCGGTGCGATGCCGGCTCAATTCGCGCTGGACGGCAGTCTGAGCCACGCGCCGCAGGTGCCGCCGCTGCCGCAACTGCGCAGCACCGTGACCGCGAGCAATGCCGAACTGATCCAGCGCCGCATGGAACTGGAGCGCGCGCGGCTGGGCGTCGATTACCAGCGTTCGCTGCGCTGGCCGGAAGTCGCCATGCGTGCGAGCACGGACCGCCAGCCGGACAACAACGTCTCGCAGATCGGCCTGGTGCTGACCATTCCGCTGTGGGACCGCCGCAGCGGTCCGGTGGGCGAGGCCACGGCCCAGGCCACGCAGGCCCGCAGCGCGCTGGAAGCGCGTGAATTCGAGCTGGCCCAGGAGCTCGAAACCGCCTACCGCCAGTACGAGATCACCCAGTCGCAGGTGGCCGCGCTCGAGTCCGGCATCGTGCGCGAGGCCGAATCCGCACTGAACGTGGCCGAGTCGGGGTACCGCTTCGGCGAGCGCGGCATCCTCGACTACCTGGATGCGCAGCGCGTGCTGCGCGGCGCGCGCAATGAACTGATCGCCGCCCAGTTCGACCTGCAGGTCGCCGCCATCCAGATCGAAAAGCTCATGTCGGCGGCGCCGGGCACCACGCCCGCGGGCCTGCCGTCCTCCACCATCCAGAACCAATGA
- a CDS encoding GntR family transcriptional regulator, with amino-acid sequence MQDNDLLHSAATAPGVSRYGRIAAQLQRKIVDGEWPPGAAIPAESALAVEFGIALGTIRQAISVLVQEGLLERVQGKGTFVRNGLTGASMMRFFRFRADAAAPGSFTTGTEPRPAIPRSEILSCRAARLDKSMAALFGLDAGARGLAISRRRWLDDKPRLLESIWLPLPRCEPLQRLPKAEWGDLLYPLLGSQCGITIHRAVDEVTFRTLDTAEAGLLELPDGHPCALVTRRAYDLQGHCAEYRLTRGDAYAFRYQADIR; translated from the coding sequence ATGCAAGACAACGACCTGCTGCACAGTGCCGCGACCGCCCCCGGCGTCAGCCGCTATGGCCGGATTGCCGCACAACTGCAGCGCAAGATCGTCGATGGGGAATGGCCGCCCGGCGCAGCCATTCCGGCGGAAAGCGCGCTTGCCGTCGAGTTCGGCATTGCGCTGGGCACCATCCGCCAGGCCATCTCCGTGCTGGTGCAGGAAGGACTGCTGGAACGCGTCCAGGGCAAAGGCACCTTCGTGCGCAACGGACTCACCGGCGCAAGCATGATGCGGTTCTTCCGCTTCCGCGCCGATGCGGCAGCACCTGGCAGCTTCACCACGGGCACCGAGCCGCGCCCGGCCATCCCGCGCTCCGAGATCCTGTCGTGCCGGGCGGCGCGGCTGGACAAGAGCATGGCTGCGCTGTTCGGGCTCGATGCCGGCGCACGCGGCCTCGCGATCTCGCGGCGGCGCTGGCTCGACGACAAGCCGCGCCTGCTCGAATCGATCTGGCTGCCGCTGCCGCGCTGCGAACCATTGCAGCGCCTGCCAAAAGCCGAATGGGGTGACCTGCTTTATCCGCTGCTGGGCTCGCAATGCGGCATCACCATCCATCGTGCCGTGGACGAGGTGACCTTCCGCACGCTGGATACCGCCGAGGCAGGCCTGCTGGAGTTGCCTGACGGCCATCCCTGCGCGCTGGTAACGCGGCGCGCCTATGACCTGCAGGGCCACTGCGCGGAATACCGGCTGACAAGGGGCGATGCCTACGCCTTCCGCTACCAGGCGGACATCCGCTGA
- a CDS encoding cobalt-zinc-cadmium resistance protein: MRFLFLLMTALCLSLLSFGAAAHAHAGLQGQVATVAARTAAVQDKVTEVAALPSVDEMGRVIAPGDDGLHDEDAIDDPPPGYCNIWSADLLDPLDLLDEIEESSALFGLPTVKLLLRAEDFWQAPAGRTEPPATAFFKPPISLA; this comes from the coding sequence ATGCGATTCCTGTTCCTGCTGATGACTGCCTTGTGCCTGTCGCTGCTCTCCTTTGGAGCGGCCGCGCACGCGCACGCGGGTTTGCAGGGGCAAGTCGCCACGGTTGCCGCCCGGACTGCCGCGGTACAGGACAAAGTCACCGAAGTCGCGGCGCTACCGTCCGTCGACGAGATGGGGCGGGTGATCGCCCCCGGCGATGATGGCCTGCACGACGAAGACGCCATCGACGACCCGCCACCCGGCTACTGCAATATCTGGTCGGCGGACCTGCTCGATCCGCTGGACCTGCTGGACGAGATCGAAGAGTCCAGCGCCTTGTTCGGCCTGCCGACCGTGAAGCTCCTGCTGCGCGCGGAAGATTTCTGGCAGGCACCCGCCGGGCGCACCGAGCCCCCCGCCACGGCTTTCTTCAAGCCGCCGATTTCCCTCGCCTGA
- a CDS encoding efflux RND transporter periplasmic adaptor subunit gives MRPNFLLSLTAAAVMVFALAGCSKEPVQATEAPRLPPGVVKPEANLMQTLKVAPLATSPFSEMLRVAGRIDFDEQRVSRVGASVTGRVTDLYASLGEEVKAGQVLARLHSTELGAAQMAFLKSEAQHELQARNAERAQQLYAADVIGRGELQRRQSELAIASAEMRAYRDQLRVLGMSPAAIADLARSGSINSHSPVYSSLSGTVVERNVAQGQVVQPADALYTVADLSRVWVVAEVPEQQTAQVAEGQSVEIEVPSLANGKGAQTITGKLIYVGRTVNPQSRTVLVRTELDNREGRLKPAMLASMLIASKPVDQLVVPASAVMRDGNDELVYVEMADGQFRQTRVKLGAESDGMRVVLNGAKAGDRVVVDGAFHLDNERKRLEQG, from the coding sequence ATGCGTCCCAATTTCCTGCTTTCGCTGACGGCCGCTGCCGTCATGGTGTTTGCCCTGGCGGGCTGCTCGAAGGAGCCGGTCCAGGCGACCGAAGCGCCCCGCCTGCCGCCCGGCGTGGTCAAGCCCGAAGCCAACCTGATGCAGACGCTGAAGGTGGCGCCGCTGGCCACGTCCCCGTTCAGCGAGATGCTGCGCGTGGCCGGGCGCATCGATTTCGACGAGCAGCGCGTGTCGCGCGTCGGCGCCAGCGTGACCGGGCGCGTGACCGACCTGTACGCGAGCCTGGGCGAGGAGGTCAAGGCCGGCCAAGTGCTGGCCCGCCTGCACAGCACCGAACTGGGCGCGGCGCAGATGGCCTTCCTGAAGAGCGAGGCGCAGCACGAACTGCAGGCCCGTAATGCCGAACGCGCCCAGCAACTGTACGCCGCCGATGTGATCGGCCGCGGCGAACTGCAGCGCCGCCAGAGCGAACTGGCCATTGCCTCGGCCGAGATGCGCGCCTATCGCGACCAGTTGCGCGTGCTGGGCATGTCGCCGGCCGCCATTGCCGATCTGGCCAGGAGCGGCAGCATCAACTCGCACTCGCCGGTGTATTCGAGCCTCAGCGGCACCGTGGTCGAACGCAATGTGGCCCAGGGCCAGGTCGTGCAGCCGGCCGATGCGCTCTACACCGTGGCGGACCTGTCGCGCGTGTGGGTGGTGGCCGAAGTGCCGGAGCAGCAGACCGCGCAGGTGGCCGAAGGGCAGAGCGTGGAGATCGAGGTGCCTTCGCTGGCCAACGGCAAGGGCGCCCAGACCATTACCGGCAAGCTGATCTATGTGGGCCGCACGGTGAATCCGCAGTCGCGCACGGTGCTGGTCCGCACCGAGCTCGACAACCGCGAGGGCCGTCTCAAGCCGGCCATGCTCGCAAGCATGCTGATCGCCAGCAAGCCGGTCGACCAGCTCGTGGTGCCGGCCTCCGCCGTGATGCGCGACGGCAATGATGAGCTGGTCTACGTCGAAATGGCCGATGGCCAGTTCCGCCAGACGCGCGTCAAGCTCGGCGCGGAGAGCGACGGCATGCGCGTGGTGCTCAATGGCGCCAAGGCTGGCGACCGTGTCGTGGTCGATGGCGCGTTCCATCTCGACAACGAGCGCAAGCGTCTCGAACAGGGCTGA
- a CDS encoding MFS transporter: MTVQSATGGATAPGTHPIEPPQSVPAWVTPLLAAACGMTVANLYFAQPLVGPIAAALQLSPGAAGLIVTLVQAGYCLGLLLLVPLADLVENRRLVCRLLAGNAVALAAAAFASHAVTFLLAAWLIGLCSVAVQVLVPFAAHLAPDHARGRAVGNVTSGLLLGIMLARPIASIVADLWGWHAIFALSAVVMAVLSFVLARRLPQRKPAPGLRYAEMLGSMWRLLRTQPVLRRRAAYQASMFGAFSLFWTTVPLYLSGPAFGLSQRGIALFALAGVAGAIAAPIAGRLADRGRGRRMTAIALLLGSGSLLLGLAGTPGSMLALAMLTVAAIVLDFGVSASLVVSQRAIFSLSPEHRGRLNGVFMAVFFVGGALGSALGGWAFAQGGWPLAGGIGFALPILALLYFATERP; encoded by the coding sequence ATGACCGTCCAGTCCGCCACCGGCGGGGCCACCGCACCGGGCACGCACCCGATCGAGCCGCCGCAGTCCGTCCCCGCCTGGGTCACACCGCTGCTTGCCGCCGCCTGCGGCATGACCGTCGCTAACCTGTACTTCGCCCAGCCGCTGGTGGGACCGATCGCCGCGGCGCTGCAACTGTCACCGGGCGCAGCCGGACTGATCGTCACGCTGGTCCAGGCCGGCTACTGCCTGGGGCTGCTATTGCTGGTGCCGCTGGCAGACCTGGTAGAAAACCGCCGCCTGGTATGCCGGCTGCTGGCCGGCAACGCCGTGGCGCTGGCCGCTGCCGCCTTTGCTTCGCATGCCGTCACCTTCTTGCTGGCGGCCTGGCTGATCGGGCTTTGTTCCGTGGCCGTGCAGGTGCTGGTGCCATTTGCCGCCCACCTGGCGCCCGACCATGCGCGCGGACGCGCGGTCGGCAATGTCACCAGCGGCCTGCTGCTGGGCATCATGCTGGCCCGGCCGATCGCCAGCATCGTGGCCGACCTCTGGGGCTGGCATGCCATCTTTGCGCTGTCGGCCGTGGTCATGGCCGTGCTGTCGTTCGTCCTGGCGCGGCGCCTGCCGCAGCGCAAGCCAGCCCCGGGGCTGCGCTATGCCGAGATGCTCGGCTCCATGTGGCGTCTGCTGCGTACGCAGCCGGTGCTGCGCCGGCGCGCAGCCTACCAGGCCAGCATGTTTGGCGCGTTCAGCCTGTTCTGGACCACGGTGCCGCTCTACCTGTCCGGACCGGCGTTCGGGCTGTCGCAGCGCGGCATTGCGCTGTTCGCGCTGGCCGGCGTGGCCGGCGCGATTGCCGCCCCCATTGCCGGGCGGCTGGCCGACCGCGGTCGCGGGCGCCGCATGACGGCCATTGCGCTGCTGCTGGGCTCGGGATCGCTGCTGCTCGGGCTTGCCGGCACGCCCGGGTCGATGCTGGCACTGGCCATGCTGACCGTCGCCGCCATCGTGCTGGACTTCGGCGTCTCGGCCAGCCTGGTGGTCAGCCAGCGGGCGATCTTCTCGCTGAGCCCCGAGCACCGCGGCCGCCTGAACGGCGTGTTCATGGCCGTGTTCTTTGTCGGTGGAGCGCTGGGTTCGGCACTTGGCGGCTGGGCCTTTGCGCAGGGCGGCTGGCCGCTGGCCGGCGGCATCGGCTTCGCGCTGCCGATCCTGGCGTTGTTGTACTTCGCCACGGAACGGCCCTGA